From Sphingomonas bisphenolicum, one genomic window encodes:
- a CDS encoding acyl carrier protein yields the protein MSETADRVKKIVVEHLGVEAEKVTEDASFIDDLGADSLDIVELVMAFEEEFGVEIPDDAAEKIATVKDAIDYIDSKQ from the coding sequence ATGAGTGAGACCGCGGATCGCGTAAAGAAAATCGTCGTCGAGCATCTGGGCGTTGAAGCCGAAAAGGTGACCGAGGACGCCAGCTTCATCGACGATCTGGGCGCGGACAGCCTGGACATCGTCGAACTGGTGATGGCGTTCGAAGAAGAATTCGGCGTCGAAATCCCCGACGACGCTGCCGAGAAGATCGCGACCGTCAAGGATGCGATCGACTATATCGACAGCAAGCAGTAA
- a CDS encoding glycosyltransferase family 87 protein, with the protein MAIVPSPDPFVTRARVRLTAILVLASTVIGLLYLFATAHGTVDSLGRPLGTDFSNVWTAGWMADHGRAPQAWDWPTHYEVQKQVHHDPAIPFYGWHYPPPFLIVATLLAQFPYVAALLIWQGMTLMLALALVRRILPDDRDAMLVALGAPVVLVCLGHGQNAFLTASLLGAGMLLLDKRPWVAGMLLGALVYKPQFAVLIPVLILARGNIRAFVSAGLTVAVLCLVTLAIWGWPVWQAFIESLPLTQHIIIEAGATGWEKIQSPFSAIRQWGGSIPFAYAVQGVVTAIAIAAAAIAARRGSMAVRGAAALSAALLCTPYVLDYDFVLLGVAIAFMAADMRARGALRWEPTWLAYAWIAPLFGRSLSELTHVPVNLIAAMAVLALALRRAAVLDGALPPWLRIMTRRVEA; encoded by the coding sequence ATGGCCATCGTCCCTTCTCCCGACCCTTTCGTCACCCGTGCGCGCGTCCGGCTGACGGCGATATTGGTGCTGGCGTCGACAGTGATCGGCCTGCTTTACCTGTTCGCGACCGCGCATGGGACGGTAGATTCGCTGGGCCGACCGCTCGGCACCGATTTCTCCAACGTCTGGACCGCCGGCTGGATGGCCGATCACGGCCGCGCGCCACAGGCGTGGGACTGGCCGACCCATTATGAGGTCCAGAAGCAGGTCCATCATGATCCCGCCATCCCCTTTTACGGCTGGCACTATCCCCCGCCCTTCCTGATCGTCGCGACCCTGCTGGCGCAATTTCCCTATGTCGCGGCGCTGCTGATCTGGCAGGGGATGACGCTGATGCTGGCCCTCGCGCTGGTGCGGCGCATCCTGCCGGACGATCGCGATGCGATGCTGGTGGCGCTGGGCGCGCCCGTCGTGCTGGTGTGCCTGGGCCATGGCCAGAATGCCTTCCTGACCGCCAGCCTGCTGGGCGCGGGCATGCTGCTGCTCGACAAGCGGCCATGGGTTGCGGGAATGCTGCTCGGCGCGCTGGTCTACAAGCCGCAATTCGCCGTGCTGATCCCTGTGCTGATCCTGGCGCGGGGCAATATCCGCGCTTTCGTATCGGCCGGCCTCACCGTCGCGGTGCTCTGCCTGGTGACGCTGGCCATCTGGGGATGGCCGGTGTGGCAGGCCTTCATCGAGTCCCTGCCGCTGACGCAGCATATCATCATAGAGGCCGGCGCGACGGGCTGGGAAAAGATCCAGAGCCCCTTTTCCGCGATCCGCCAATGGGGCGGATCGATCCCCTTCGCCTATGCCGTGCAGGGCGTCGTCACCGCGATCGCCATCGCCGCGGCCGCGATCGCCGCGCGACGCGGATCGATGGCGGTGCGCGGCGCGGCGGCCTTGAGCGCGGCCCTGCTCTGCACCCCCTATGTGCTGGACTATGATTTCGTGCTGCTGGGCGTCGCCATCGCCTTCATGGCGGCGGACATGCGGGCGCGCGGCGCGCTGCGCTGGGAGCCGACATGGCTCGCCTATGCCTGGATCGCGCCGCTGTTCGGCCGGTCGCTGTCGGAACTGACCCATGTGCCGGTGAACCTGATCGCGGCCATGGCGGTATTGGCGCTGGCGCTGCGGCGGGCGGCGGTGCTGGATGGCGCGCTCCCGCCCTGGCTGCGGATCATGACGCGACGGGTCGAAGCGTGA
- the fabD gene encoding ACP S-malonyltransferase: MRAFLFPGQGSQSVGMGKALADASPAARELFQEVDDALSHHLFRLMVEGPEDRLTLTENAQPAIMANAIATLRVMQAEGGFSLAEKGDYVAGHSLGEYSALCAAEALDVGTTARLLKRRGYAMQEAVPVGEGAMAALLGADIDKAQALSDAAAQGEVCAVANDNDPSQVVISGHKGAIERAVAMVKDHGIKRGILLPVSAPFHCELMQPAADAMAQALAASALTAPLLPVYANVLAAPIADPEEIKARLVEQVTGRVRWRESVAAMWTAGVTDFVEVGGKVLGPMVKRIAPDATVRSIVTMDDIEAALAAF, translated from the coding sequence ATGCGGGCATTTCTTTTTCCAGGGCAGGGCAGCCAGTCCGTCGGCATGGGCAAGGCGCTGGCCGACGCCAGCCCGGCCGCGCGGGAGCTGTTCCAGGAGGTCGATGACGCCCTGTCGCATCATTTGTTCCGGTTGATGGTGGAAGGACCGGAAGACCGGCTGACCCTGACGGAGAATGCCCAGCCCGCAATCATGGCCAACGCCATCGCGACGTTGCGCGTGATGCAGGCCGAAGGCGGTTTTTCGCTGGCCGAAAAGGGCGACTATGTCGCTGGCCATTCGCTCGGCGAATATAGCGCGCTCTGCGCCGCCGAAGCGCTGGACGTCGGCACCACGGCGCGGCTGCTCAAGCGCCGCGGCTACGCCATGCAGGAAGCCGTGCCGGTGGGCGAGGGCGCGATGGCTGCGCTGCTGGGCGCGGACATCGACAAGGCGCAGGCGCTGAGCGACGCTGCCGCACAGGGCGAAGTCTGCGCCGTGGCCAATGACAATGATCCGAGTCAGGTCGTCATTTCCGGCCACAAGGGCGCGATCGAGCGGGCCGTCGCCATGGTCAAGGATCATGGCATCAAGCGCGGCATCCTGCTGCCGGTATCCGCGCCATTCCACTGCGAACTGATGCAGCCCGCCGCGGATGCGATGGCGCAGGCGCTGGCCGCGTCCGCGCTGACCGCGCCGCTGCTGCCGGTCTATGCCAATGTGCTGGCCGCGCCGATCGCCGATCCTGAAGAGATCAAGGCTCGCCTGGTCGAACAGGTCACCGGCCGCGTCCGCTGGCGCGAATCCGTCGCCGCCATGTGGACCGCGGGCGTCACCGACTTCGTGGAAGTGGGCGGCAAGGTGCTTGGCCCCATGGTCAAGCGCATCGCTCCCGATGCGACCGTGCGCAGCATCGTGACGATGGACGATATCGAGGCGGCGCTGGCGGCTTTTTGA
- the fabG gene encoding 3-oxoacyl-[acyl-carrier-protein] reductase gives MFDLTGMTALVTGASGGIGSSIARALAAQGATLALSGSNEEKLKAFAAELGGDHKTIVCNLSDPASVDALVPQAVEALGGRLDILVNNAGITRDNLILRMKDEEWSQVIQVNLEAAFRLVRAAAKPMMKARFGRIISITSVVGVTGNPGQSNYCASKAGIIGMSKSLGQELASRGITVNCVAPGFIRSAMTDALNDAQKGAILQKIPVGDLGDGDDIGAAVVYLASKEAGYVNGQTLHVNGGMAMI, from the coding sequence ATGTTCGACCTAACAGGCATGACCGCGCTGGTGACCGGCGCTTCGGGGGGCATCGGCTCGTCGATCGCCAGGGCGCTGGCCGCGCAGGGCGCGACCCTCGCGCTTTCGGGCAGCAATGAGGAGAAGCTGAAGGCCTTCGCCGCCGAACTTGGCGGCGACCATAAGACGATCGTCTGCAACCTCAGCGATCCGGCCTCGGTGGATGCGCTGGTGCCGCAGGCGGTCGAAGCACTGGGCGGCCGGCTCGACATCCTCGTCAACAATGCCGGCATCACCCGCGACAATCTGATCCTGCGCATGAAGGACGAGGAATGGAGCCAGGTGATCCAGGTCAATCTGGAGGCTGCGTTCCGTCTGGTCCGCGCCGCCGCCAAGCCGATGATGAAGGCGCGCTTCGGCCGCATCATTTCCATCACTTCGGTGGTCGGCGTCACCGGCAATCCGGGCCAGTCCAACTATTGCGCGTCGAAGGCGGGCATCATCGGCATGTCCAAGTCGCTGGGCCAAGAACTGGCGAGCCGCGGCATCACCGTCAACTGCGTCGCGCCCGGCTTCATCCGGTCGGCCATGACCGATGCGCTGAACGATGCGCAGAAGGGCGCGATCCTCCAGAAAATCCCGGTCGGCGATCTGGGCGACGGCGACGATATCGGCGCGGCGGTGGTCTATCTGGCGAGCAAGGAGGCCGGCTACGTCAACGGTCAGACGCTGCACGTCAATGGCGGCATGGCGATGATCTGA